In a genomic window of Pelotomaculum isophthalicicum JI:
- a CDS encoding replication-relaxation family protein, whose translation MAKITKAKQLTDRDKSILTDLARCRVLSSSQIKNAYWPEAKERTCLERLERLQKAGFVKVQTIPGEKAGRYLKVFCLDDKGKKWATGPECGFDRKTIFVHPGKSNEILHQVRTNSVYYRLSSNERATYKIGDVIEIERKVYKGGGGVEIPDAAFVNDEGDEVYVEADTGSYTGRQVKQKVSSFGGKRTIWVCPAGRKGFLARHGAEGEFFTYSTAS comes from the coding sequence TTGGCAAAAATCACAAAGGCTAAGCAGTTAACCGATAGGGACAAAAGTATTTTGACTGACCTGGCACGGTGCAGGGTGTTGTCCTCAAGCCAGATTAAAAACGCTTACTGGCCTGAAGCCAAAGAAAGGACTTGCCTGGAGAGGCTTGAAAGGCTCCAAAAAGCTGGCTTTGTTAAAGTACAGACCATCCCGGGTGAAAAGGCCGGCAGGTATTTAAAAGTGTTTTGCCTTGACGATAAGGGTAAAAAATGGGCCACCGGTCCGGAGTGTGGATTTGACCGGAAAACTATTTTTGTTCACCCGGGTAAATCAAACGAGATTCTTCACCAGGTTAGAACAAATTCGGTTTACTACCGGCTTAGCTCAAACGAACGGGCTACTTACAAAATTGGCGATGTGATTGAAATTGAAAGAAAGGTCTATAAAGGCGGCGGTGGGGTTGAGATCCCAGATGCCGCTTTTGTTAACGACGAAGGGGATGAGGTTTATGTGGAGGCGGATACCGGCAGTTATACGGGGAGGCAAGTGAAGCAAAAGGTCAGCAGCTTTGGAGGGAAGAGGACTATTTGGGTTTGTCCTGCCGGCAGGAAAGGTTTTCTTGCAAGGCACGGGGCCGAGGGTGAATTTTTTACTTATTCTACCGCAAGTTAA